The window AAGGAGCTTGAAAGGAAAGTAGCAAAGAGCAAAGAGCCACAGGAAATGCCAGAGAGATTCGCCGAAAAAGCCCCAGCTGAGAGAGACTGCCGTCGCCAGTGAAAAAAGACCGGCGCCGAGGATTTCAGCTCGTGGGTAGTCATAAGACTCATCAACCACCATCGGCACAATTTCACCACTGGTTTGTATCTCAACCTGCTGCACTGCCGATTCAATGCGTTTTCTTTCTGCTTCGGTGAAGAGCTCTTTTGCTATCATTTGGGACCTTTGTCTCGTTCCAGATCAGTCATTAATCGCTGCCAGGTGCCGCGTACTATTACCAGCCGCCCGAAGAACCTCCACCACCAAAGCCGCCGCCTCCACCACCAAAGCCGCCGCCTCCACCACCAAAGCCGCCGCCTCCGCCACCCATACCGCCAATCCAGAAACCGCTGCCCCCACGTCGGCCACGCCGGCCGCCACCTTTACCGAGCAGCATAAGGCCAGGGCCAAGAAAAAGCAGCAGCGCCAACGAACCTAAGGGGTTGCGTTTTTTCTTACGAGACGTCGTCACGGTTCCCTGATATTCTCCACGAACCGCTTCGGCCATCCCTGTGATACCGGCGACAACACCACCTTCGTAATCACCAGCCTTGAAGTGTGGAGTGATGTCATTGTCAATAATGCGCCCGGCAAGCAGGTCGGTGAGTTTTCCTTCCAGACCGTACCCCACCTCGATACGAATCTTTCGCTCCTGTTTGGCGATCAACAGCAACGCACCGTTATCCTTGCCCTTCTGCCCTATGCCCCAGTTTTCGGCGACCTTCAGGCTGTATTCCTCCAGAACATCACCCTGCAGAGAATCGACGGTCAACACCACCAACTGGGTCGAATCGCTGGCCTCGAAGCCACGCAGAAAGTTTTCGATCTGCAGTTCCGTTGCCGACGAAATTAATCCCGCCAGGTCATTAACATAACCTGTGTGCTTTGGCACCTCAAGCGCCATAACATTTAGTGGTAAGAGAAGAAGCAGAATAAGCAAAACAAATCGACGCATCGACATGTTTAAAACTTAACCTTGGGTGCTGTTTCGGCACCGGCTTCTGCCTTAAAGGGTTCCTTGCGATCCAGGTTGAGCAGGAACTTGTTGGTCAGGTTGTTGGGAAAGGTCCGAATCGAACTATTGAAGGTTTGTACCGCCTTGTTGTAGCGCTGGCGAGCAACGTTGATACGGTTTTCGGTCCCTTCCAGCTGGTGTTGCAGATCAAGAAAATTCTGGTTTGCCTTCAAATCAGGGTAACGTTCGACAGTCACCAGCAATCTTGAAAGTGCACCGGAAAGAGCGCCCTGGGCCTGCTGGAATTTAGCCATAGCCGCAGGATCGCCGAGGTCGCCGGTTTTAATCTGGGTTTTGCCGACGCTGGCACGGGCTTCGGTAACGGCCTGTAGAGTCTCCTTCTCGTGCGAAGCATAAGCCTTGACTGTTTCAACCAGGTTGGGAATCAGGTCGCTGCGTCTCTGATAAGTTGCTTCAACATCAGCCCAGGCGGCAAAGACACCTTCTTCATTTTTCTGGATCTGGTTGTAGCCGCAACCGCTGAGAGCAGGCAAGGTAACAAGAGCGACGAT of the Deltaproteobacteria bacterium IMCC39524 genome contains:
- a CDS encoding TPM domain-containing protein translates to MRRFVLLILLLLLPLNVMALEVPKHTGYVNDLAGLISSATELQIENFLRGFEASDSTQLVVLTVDSLQGDVLEEYSLKVAENWGIGQKGKDNGALLLIAKQERKIRIEVGYGLEGKLTDLLAGRIIDNDITPHFKAGDYEGGVVAGITGMAEAVRGEYQGTVTTSRKKKRNPLGSLALLLFLGPGLMLLGKGGGRRGRRGGSGFWIGGMGGGGGGFGGGGGGFGGGGGGFGGGGSSGGW
- a CDS encoding LemA family protein — translated: MKRFVLLLIVALVTLPALSGCGYNQIQKNEEGVFAAWADVEATYQRRSDLIPNLVETVKAYASHEKETLQAVTEARASVGKTQIKTGDLGDPAAMAKFQQAQGALSGALSRLLVTVERYPDLKANQNFLDLQHQLEGTENRINVARQRYNKAVQTFNSSIRTFPNNLTNKFLLNLDRKEPFKAEAGAETAPKVKF